DNA sequence from the Agromyces aureus genome:
CAGATGCTGGTCAGCACGGCCGTCCTCGCCGCCGTCGTGGTCATCGCCTCGGTGCTGCTCGCCGTGGTCGACGCGGGCGAGCCGATCGCGGTGAACGTCGGAGCCTGGCCGGCGCCCTTCGGCATCGTGCTCGTCGTCGACCGGCTCTCGGCGATCATGCTGCTCGTGTCGGCGATCGTGCTGCTCGTGGTGCTCGTGTACGCGGTCGGGCAGGGCGTGGCCGACCGCCACCGCGAGACCCCGGTCTCGATCTTCCACCCGAGCTACCTGATCCTCTCGGCGGGCGTGTTCAACGCGTTCATCGCGGGCGACCTGTTCAACCTCTACGTGGGGTTCGAGATCCTGCTCTCGGCGAGCTACGTGCTGCTCACGCTCGGCGGCACGGGCGAGCGCATCCGCGCGGGTGTCACGTACATCATCGTGAGCCTCGTGTCGTCGCTCTTCTTCCTCAGTGCGATCGCGCTCATCTACGGCGCCACGGGCACGGCCAACATCGCGCAGCTCTCGGTGCGCATCGCGGAGCTGCCCGACAACGTGCAGCTCATCCTGCACCTGCTGCTGCTCATCGCCTTCGGCATCAAGGCGGCCGTGTTCCCGCTGTCGTTCTGGCTGCCCGACTCGTACCCGACCGCGCCCGCGCCGGTCACGGCGGTGTTCGCGGGCCTGCTCACGAAGGTCGGCGTCTACGCGATCATCCGCACCGAGACCGTGATCTTCTCGGAGCAGGACCTCTCGTTGCTGCTCATGGTCATCGGCGGGCTCACGATGGTCATCGGCATCCTGGGTGCGCTCACGCAGGCCGACATCAAGCGACTGCTCTCGTTCACGCTCGTGAGCCACATCGGCTACATGATCTTCGGCATCGCGCTCGGCACCCAGCTCGGCATGGCCGCCACGATCTACTACGTGGTGCACCACATCACGGTGCAGACGACGCTGTTCCTCACGACCGGACTCATCGAACGCATCGGCGGGGCGACCTCGATCAACCGGCTCGCGGGCCTGCTGAAGGCCTCGCCGTTCCTCGCGATCCTGTTCTTCATCCCGGCGCTGAACCTCGGCGGCATCCCGCCGTTCTCGGGATTCCTCGGCAAGACCGGCCTGTTCCTCGCGGGCGGCGAGCAGGCCGCGGCCGACCCCGGCACGGCCTGGCTCGTGTGGGTCGTGATCGCCGCCGGCGCGATCACCTCGCTCATCACGCTGTACGCCCTGACGCGGTTCTGGAACATGGCGTTCTGGCGCGGACGCGACGAGCTCGACGGCTACGAGTCGGTGCTGCTCGGATCGGTGCAAGAGGCCCCCGAGGGCGCCACGGTCACCGCGACGAAGACCACGCCGCGACTCATGGTGGCCGCGACGACCGTGCTCGTGGTCGTCACGGTGCTGCTGACGGTGTTCGCAGGCCCCATCTTCGGGCTGGCCGACCGCGCGGCCGAGAATCTCATCGACCCGTCGGTCTACGTCTCGATCGTGTTCCCGGGAGGTGTGCAATGACGACCGGCACGTCGACGGATTCGGTCCCCACGGTCAACCGGTGGTGGAGCGTGTGGCGCCAACTGCCGCTGCTCGTCGCGCTCGTCGCGCTCTGGTGCTTCCTGTGGGATCACATCGACCTGCTCACGATCGTGTCGGGCATCGTGCTCGCGGTGCTCGTGACCCGCACCCTCTACCTGCCGCCCGTGCTGCTCAGCGGACGGTTCAACCCGTGGCGCGGCCTGCTGCTCGGACTCCGCATGATGTTCGACGTGGTCGTCGCCTCACTCCAGGTCGCGTGGTTCTCGATCAACCCCTGGTGGAAGCCGATGAACGCGATCATCGCCGTGCAGTTGCTCACCCGCTCCGACCTGGTGACCACCCTCACCGCCGAGGCCATCTCGGTCGTGCCCGGCACGGTCGTCGTCGACATCGACCGCGAGCGCGGCCTGCTCTACCTGCACGCCCTCGGCACGCGCACCGCCGCCGACCTCGAGCGCACCCACCGCGAAGTGCTCGGCACCGAGGAGCGCATCGTGCTCGCGATCGGCACGCACGCGCAGGCCGCATCCGTGCGCGC
Encoded proteins:
- a CDS encoding Na+/H+ antiporter subunit D; this translates as MTAALVPLVVLLPLLGAASALILGRHRRAQMLVSTAVLAAVVVIASVLLAVVDAGEPIAVNVGAWPAPFGIVLVVDRLSAIMLLVSAIVLLVVLVYAVGQGVADRHRETPVSIFHPSYLILSAGVFNAFIAGDLFNLYVGFEILLSASYVLLTLGGTGERIRAGVTYIIVSLVSSLFFLSAIALIYGATGTANIAQLSVRIAELPDNVQLILHLLLLIAFGIKAAVFPLSFWLPDSYPTAPAPVTAVFAGLLTKVGVYAIIRTETVIFSEQDLSLLLMVIGGLTMVIGILGALTQADIKRLLSFTLVSHIGYMIFGIALGTQLGMAATIYYVVHHITVQTTLFLTTGLIERIGGATSINRLAGLLKASPFLAILFFIPALNLGGIPPFSGFLGKTGLFLAGGEQAAADPGTAWLVWVVIAAGAITSLITLYALTRFWNMAFWRGRDELDGYESVLLGSVQEAPEGATVTATKTTPRLMVAATTVLVVVTVLLTVFAGPIFGLADRAAENLIDPSVYVSIVFPGGVQ
- a CDS encoding Na+/H+ antiporter subunit E, which codes for MTTGTSTDSVPTVNRWWSVWRQLPLLVALVALWCFLWDHIDLLTIVSGIVLAVLVTRTLYLPPVLLSGRFNPWRGLLLGLRMMFDVVVASLQVAWFSINPWWKPMNAIIAVQLLTRSDLVTTLTAEAISVVPGTVVVDIDRERGLLYLHALGTRTAADLERTHREVLGTEERIVLAIGTHAQAASVRAARRERRAQARAAATGDIRSNTVVEKDTRSKEER